One genomic region from Populus nigra chromosome 8, ddPopNigr1.1, whole genome shotgun sequence encodes:
- the LOC133701230 gene encoding mitochondrial import receptor subunit TOM20-like, with product MEFSQDDFDRLLRFEHTRKSAEATYAKDPLDADNLTKWGEALLELSQFQTVAEAKKMINEAISKLEEAMMLNPTANAMWSLGNANTSYAFLTPDLSEAKNYFDKAADYFQQAVDEDSTNELYHKSLEVCAKAPELHMEIHKHSSSQQTMGGESSPSSNAKGSKKKANSDLKYDIFGWIILAVGIVAWMGIAKSHVPPPPI from the exons ATGGAGTTCTCTCAAGATGACTTTGATCGTCTATTAAGGTTCGAGCACACTCGAAAATCCGCCGAAGCTACCTACGCTAAAGACCCTCTTGATGCCGAC AACTTGACTAAGTGGGGCGAGGCATTGCTCGAACTATCACAATTTCAAACCGTGGCAGAGGCAAAGAAGATGATAAATG AGGCTATTTCGAAGTTGGAAGAGGCAATGATGTTAAATCCAACAGCCAATGCAATGTGGTCACTAGGAAATGCCAACACTTCTTATGCATTTCTGACTCCCGATCTTTCTGaggcaaaaaattattttgacaaggCAGCTGATTACTTCCAACAAGCGGTTGATGAG GACTCGACTAACGAGCTTTACCACAAGTCTTTGGAAGTTTGTGCTAAG GCACCAGAATTGCATATGGAGATCCATAAGCATTCAAGCAGTCAACAGACCATGGGTGGTGAATCTTCTCCTTCTTCAAATGCAAAG GGCTCCAAGAAGAAGGCAAACAGTGACCTGAAGTATGATATATTTGGATGGATTATCCTTGCAGTTGGAATCGTTGCATGGATGGGGATTGCAAAATCCCATGTTCCTCCTCCTCCAATATAA